One Mangifera indica cultivar Alphonso chromosome 4, CATAS_Mindica_2.1, whole genome shotgun sequence genomic region harbors:
- the LOC123214659 gene encoding uncharacterized protein LOC123214659 isoform X2 translates to MIVQNILRSGCSFRSFVFFPRPTSLTSYYYIKYPPPIHIQNLQIPSFSSLKPTPPSAIGVRFVSTSKSTSSQDHRHQHPLNYEEEIEEGETTDGWEEEDEAEPEVGDGGDGGGVVLQGVSWGERALSIAHEVLLQFGNDMNIYAFKTTPRGYVYVRLDKMSNKYGCPSMEELETYSQEYKKKLDEVGAQGEIPDDLALEVQSGFLKYLMI, encoded by the exons ATGATTGTTCAGAATATCCTGCGTTCTGGTTGCAGCTTCAGGTCATTTGTGTTCTTCCCAAGGCCAACATCCCTCacttcttattattatataaagtaTCCTCCTCCTATTCATATACAAAACCTACAAatcccttctttttcttctcttaaacCCACTCCTCCCTCAGCTATAGGTGTTCGCTTCGTATCCACCTCCAAGTCCACTTCAAGTCAAGACCACCGCCACCAACATCCACTTAATT atgaagaagaaattgaagaggGAGAAACCACAGATGGGTGGGAAGAGGAGGATGAGGCAGAGCCTGAG GTTGGTGATGGCGGGGATGGGGGTGGAGTGGTGTTGCAAGGTGTCTCTTGGGGTGAACGGGCTCTGTCTATTGCCCATGAGGTCTTGTTGCAGTTTGGTAATGACATGAATATCTATGCTTTCAAGACTACTCCTCGTGGATATGTCTATGTGAGACTTGACAAAATGTCGAACAA ATATGGGTGTCCTAGCATGGAGGAGCTTGAAACTTATAGTCAGGAATACAAGAAAAAGCTAGATGAGGTTGGAGCTCAAGGAGAAATACCTGATGATTTAGCCCTTGAG GTGCAGAGCGGATTCTTAAAGTACCTGATGATTTGA
- the LOC123214659 gene encoding uncharacterized protein LOC123214659 isoform X1: MIVQNILRSGCSFRSFVFFPRPTSLTSYYYIKYPPPIHIQNLQIPSFSSLKPTPPSAIGVRFVSTSKSTSSQDHRHQHPLNYEEEIEEGETTDGWEEEDEAEPEVGDGGDGGGVVLQGVSWGERALSIAHEVLLQFGNDMNIYAFKTTPRGYVYVRLDKMSNKYGCPSMEELETYSQEYKKKLDEVGAQGEIPDDLALEVSTPGAERILKVPDDLSRFKDSPVTVCYEDAESDCTEKDGVFLLENIEMDSESCIWKLADVKENRDPLSKGRPLSRKQKDWRIKLPFVKHKKVTLYLEY, translated from the exons ATGATTGTTCAGAATATCCTGCGTTCTGGTTGCAGCTTCAGGTCATTTGTGTTCTTCCCAAGGCCAACATCCCTCacttcttattattatataaagtaTCCTCCTCCTATTCATATACAAAACCTACAAatcccttctttttcttctcttaaacCCACTCCTCCCTCAGCTATAGGTGTTCGCTTCGTATCCACCTCCAAGTCCACTTCAAGTCAAGACCACCGCCACCAACATCCACTTAATT atgaagaagaaattgaagaggGAGAAACCACAGATGGGTGGGAAGAGGAGGATGAGGCAGAGCCTGAG GTTGGTGATGGCGGGGATGGGGGTGGAGTGGTGTTGCAAGGTGTCTCTTGGGGTGAACGGGCTCTGTCTATTGCCCATGAGGTCTTGTTGCAGTTTGGTAATGACATGAATATCTATGCTTTCAAGACTACTCCTCGTGGATATGTCTATGTGAGACTTGACAAAATGTCGAACAA ATATGGGTGTCCTAGCATGGAGGAGCTTGAAACTTATAGTCAGGAATACAAGAAAAAGCTAGATGAGGTTGGAGCTCAAGGAGAAATACCTGATGATTTAGCCCTTGAG GTATCAACTCCAGGTGCAGAGCGGATTCTTAAAGTACCTGATGATTTGAGTCGTTTTAAGGACTCACCAGTGACTGTGTGCTATGAAGATGCGGAGTCTGATTGCACAGAAAAGGATGGAGTCTTCCTGCTGGAGAACATAGAAATGGATTCAGAGAGTTGCATATGGAAGTTGGCAGATGTGAAGGAAAACAGGGATCCTCTAAGTAAAGGTAGACCACTAAGCCGTAAACAGAAGGATTGGAGAATAAAGTTGCCTTTTGTGAAGCATAAAAAAGTGACTCTGTACCTTGAATACTAA